AATTTGATGGATGGCTTCAAAGCTTTGCTGATAGATCATGCGGTAGGGCTTGTCTTTCCATCCCTTTCAATCCTGGCGGCCATCTTTCCACTCCCACAGCCACGCAATGAGGGAGTGTATACTCTTCACTGCTACCCGCCGCTGGTCTAGCAGCTGGATTGGCTGGGCGCCCTCCAGGAAGACATCAGTGATACTGTCATAGCTCAAGGGAACCTCTCCTGCTAAAGCACGGGGCGCATGGTCCGGGTGTAATAACCGCTTCACCTGAAAAAAGACATCTTTTCGAAATACACAGAGGGCAAGTTGTCGCAGGAAGTcttggaggagatcaagacaaGGGGAAACAGAGCTGaattcttccatccattGGTGTGCCTGGTGCACCCGGAGGAAGTCCAGCCGGACATCTCGGATCTGGGCATACCGGGCCCGGTACGCTGTCTGCATGGAAGGGCTGTTGAACATCATATACTGCGCGGATGGCTGGCAGAAGGTCATAGTATCCCAGTTCAGCTTATCCAGAAACCAGGCGTACCCGTACTCTTTCATCTGCCTCTGAAATCCAAGACCTTCACACCGGCGGAGCCCATCCGGCCGTCGCGCATCCGGCCGGAACCAGACGTCCCGCCAGCACCCAGACACCCGCTGGACCAGGCCACCCGCGTAGGAGAACTGCAGGCAGCGCaggaacatcatcatcacccgaGTATGCTCCCAGGTAACAAAATGGCGGTCATTCAGGCTATGAACCATCTCAAACCCGACACAGAATTTATTGATATTCCAGTAGatccagaagaggagggtcgaggttggcagGGAGTAGAATGGCTCCCGCCCGGACAAAACACCAGGGAGGCGGgactgatggagatgacgcGCTCGGAATTCCCGGTCGATCGCATGGTAGAGGGGGAGTGACACCCGGTGTTCTTCGCGAAGGCCAAAGACCTTCATATAGGAACCCTGCAGGGCTGCATGGCACCGCTGCTTCATGTTCAGATACGCCCGCACTAACGCAACCGGGTCATGGCTCAGACCCCCGCCAACATGCTGCCAGGTTTTGTGCAGTTGgggatccagcgccaacgtCTCCAGGGAGGGGTTGGAAAATGGGTACACATCCCCGGCTGCAAAGACCTCCTTGACGCTGGAGTACAGCTGGGTATAGAGGAGGCCCGCCCGCCGCTGTGGGGAGGATCGACGGGTCTCCAGTGTCAGGCTACCTGTGTCGTGAAGCAAGCTGATCGGGTAGAACTGTTGCTTGGGGGGCGCGGACTGGggcggatgctgctgctggatccACGCGCCATAGGAGTCCAAGcagcatcgcctccagaGGAGGGTCTGTTGCCCCGGCGGACGGACAGGGGATACCGGGTCTGCACCGAGCCGCGATGCAAGCAGACCAGGCCCACCAACCTGGGACGTGCCGGTCGGACAGGTCTCCTTGCCAATATCCACGTAGCAATGGTCAGACAGGTCGGCTGGATTAATTGTATTATCCCAGTGCTGACCAAACCGCTGCATCATGCCCTCCCAGGTTTCAGCCTTACTCAGGGTCTTGAGATTTTTCCCCTGGATCAGAATAGTCAGATCCAAGAATTGCTGAAGCCCGGCCTGCTGGATCGTCTCCTGAATACTCGTCCACACCAGCGGGAGGGCATCAGGTGGGAGGAAGTAGAATAGAAGCTGTTCCCGGGCAACCGGATCTACCCGCTGGGAACGCATCTCGACACCCCGGGCCGTGGCATTGAACCGACTGTGGTCAAAGCTGGATGGGTAATGCTGGACGAGAGAGCCATCATAGTGTTGGTAAATGGCAGGGAGGAGGACCTGGTCCATCCAGACCCGGAAGTCCTGCTCCTGGAGACGGCTGGATTGCTGCTCCTCCCGGTATAGTCGGGGGAACAGGAAGTACAATGAGATATCCTCAAACCCTACCACCCGGCCAAATGTATAATGTGGGATCTGATGTACCGGCTGCCGGGTATAGTGAGCACGGCCCTCACGACTAACTTGGTGTACAGGACGGGGATCAAGGTGCAGGCTGGAATGGAGATCAGAGACAGGCCTCTGGGTCGGGTTCCACCGCACCCCTAATTTGGCCACTGCCAGGCTATGCGCAAACCCCATGATACTATCGATATCAAAGGTCACCCCAGTCTGGCTTCCTGTCTGGTGGTCGGCATCCAGGCAGACATGGACCGGGTGggagtctgctgcagccgggCGAATTCCAGTGTAGATCTCCCGCTTGCGCGCGGCACTGGTTTGCCCTGCCAGATTCTCCTCACGCCTAGCCATAGTCATCGCGCTCAGAGCATCCGGATACCCCCCGTCAGCCTGTACCCGACCCAGGTACACTCCCAGGCCCGGATGCTCAGCATGCTGGGTTTCATGTTCTCGCTCTTGCTGCGCGTGGCACTGGAGACAACAGCCATGGTGTTCCTGGAGTTGATCAGTCAGAGCCTGCGCAAGGCCATGGATCTGATCAGCTGGGTTGGTGGGAGGAGACCTGGATGGATCCGGCACAGAATCCAGAGTAGGCTCTGTTGCTTGGTGAGAGTTTCCAGGTGTATCAAGTATAGGATCGGTTTGGGTCGGCTGGTTGGGTGCACCTTCAGGCAAGATGGGTGGAGCAGGGTCGGGACTGATAGGCGGATCTGCTAACATAGGTTCTTCCCATGGCCCAAGGCCAGGGCTCAGGGGTGCTAGAAGTTGCTCAATTTCAGTGGCGATGGAGTGTTCCCCAGGAGGGAAGTATGTTGGTGGGGCCTCATGGATCTCGGTAGACAGAGGCACATCTAGGGAATAGTATTGATTAAATTCCTGGGCCCGTTGCGCAGCGCGCGTGGACTGGCGCTGGTTCCGCTGTTGCACGGCCCTGgatgcttttctttcttcggtAGAATTGTATtttcgaggacgacctcTTTTTGCTTGGTCAGGACAAGGGCGTGGTTGGGCCATACTGTACTATAGAACTATAGGTTGATTAATACCTGAAGTAATAAAGGGGAGTCTACATGGGaataataagagagataGAATAGGGGTAACCAGTTAACCAGGTGTCAGTCCGCTTTCTCTTGATCAATCACTTTCAGGTGAATATCTATCCGAGAACAGGTTAGCGCGCCTGTCATGACTAAAAGGGTTTAGTTTTGAGGACGAAAATCAAATCGGGTTTAGTTTTGAGGACGAAATTAAGATACTGTGATGAAGGCCCAAAaaccccaacttcaacccATAATATTTCATAAACCATGTAATTTATCAAAGTTCTGATTACACTGGGGGGATCCTTAGCATAGAATATACTTATCTTCTAATAATTACCTTCCCAGGAGGCCGCGTTGTTGTTAGTCGAAGTCAGGTTTTCCCTACTGGTGTATATACCCGATAAACCTAATActcttaataaaataattaatatagcttCTGgaattaaaaattaattagttGAATACTATTACAAGGCAAAATCATGATAGAGCTAATTACGAACAAattaatttagaaaataatatcacagatattaagatagagatatcaagatataactaaatattattattactaaccCTGTATTTAAGGAGAATAGCAaggataaaaaaaagtttacTAGAAAGTATTTTAAACATAATAAACTAGATCATATAGCATAATATTGTTAGTTAAAGCAGAAAAAGGGATTAGCTAACTTATTCTTAGTGGTCttactagtagtatagtaGAAGCTAGTATAGCTGGTGGTAATACTACCATCACTACTAGTATcctaaatactattataactaatatagtctagttatatattcctttcttataataatcttatatatcttagAATAACTAGTAGTACTAACAAGGCGCGATGGATTACAGCTTATAAAAGGAGATTAATAATATGGCTAATATACCTGATATCTTTAAAATAGCTTTAAAGCAGTCTGGAATACAGTCTAGAAACTAGGCAgtaagattattaataagatctcTCagaattataatctattatttagctatacttataaagatatttcCTCGGGTGCCCCTGCtattctaaataataaagattttactatctttattaactaaaagaatatctactataaCTATCTCTAGATACTTTAATCTATTACAGCCTTAGTAATCTTATATCTATAGAAGAAGAATAGCAAGACTGTAGTTGTTAAGATTACTggtaatatatataaccaggctttatataatattaagcttattaaTGATCTATACCGCGTGTATGATTAGGGTTAGTATAGTCTacttctatatcttataaaagaatataattattaa
Above is a window of Aspergillus puulaauensis MK2 DNA, chromosome 2, nearly complete sequence DNA encoding:
- a CDS encoding uncharacterized protein (COG:S;~EggNog:ENOG410PW0G) encodes the protein MAQPRPCPDQAKRGRPRKYNSTEERKASRAVQQRNQRQSTRAAQRAQEFNQYYSLDVPLSTEIHEAPPTYFPPGEHSIATEIEQLLAPLSPGLGPWEEPMLADPPISPDPAPPILPEGAPNQPTQTDPILDTPGNSHQATEPTLDSVPDPSRSPPTNPADQIHGLAQALTDQLQEHHGCCLQCHAQQEREHETQHAEHPGLGVYLGRVQADGGYPDALSAMTMARREENLAGQTSAARKREIYTGIRPAAADSHPVHVCLDADHQTGSQTGVTFDIDSIMGFAHSLAVAKLGVRWNPTQRPVSDLHSSLHLDPRPVHQVSREGRAHYTRQPVHQIPHYTFGRVVGFEDISLYFLFPRLYREEQQSSRLQEQDFRVWMDQVLLPAIYQHYDGSLVQHYPSSFDHSRFNATARGVEMRSQRVDPVAREQLLFYFLPPDALPLVWTSIQETIQQAGLQQFLDLTILIQGKNLKTLSKAETWEGMMQRFGQHWDNTINPADLSDHCYVDIGKETCPTGTSQVGGPGLLASRLGADPVSPVRPPGQQTLLWRRCCLDSYGAWIQQQHPPQSAPPKQQFYPISLLHDTGSLTLETRRSSPQRRAGLLYTQLYSSVKEVFAAGDVYPFSNPSLETLALDPQLHKTWQHVGGGLSHDPVALVRAYLNMKQRCHAALQGSYMKVFGLREEHRVSLPLYHAIDREFRARHLHQSRLPGVLSGREPFYSLPTSTLLFWIYWNINKFCVGFEMVHSLNDRHFVTWEHTRVMMMFLRCLQFSYAGGLVQRVSGCWRDVWFRPDARRPDGLRRCEGLGFQRQMKEYGYAWFLDKLNWDTMTFCQPSAQYMMFNSPSMQTAYRARYAQIRDVRLDFLRVHQAHQWMEEFSSVSPCLDLLQDFLRQLALCVFRKDVFFQVKRLLHPDHAPRALAGEVPLSYDSITDVFLEGAQPIQLLDQRRVAVKSIHSLIAWLWEWKDGRQD